From the genome of Streptomyces sp. NBC_01317, one region includes:
- a CDS encoding 2Fe-2S iron-sulfur cluster-binding protein, with the protein MTVIPLRLPRRLLEFTLDGQETRVPEGSTILDACRAAGKDIPTLCEGDTLTPKNACRVCVVEVEGARVLAPACSRKAEAGMTVLTDSPRARHSRKIVLELLASSTDLSTTPRAAEWIKEYKAKPDRFGPDAARLDEEPKIDNDLYVRDYDKCIQCYKCVDACGEQWQNSFAISVAGRGFDARISTEHDGPLTDSACVYCGNCIEVCPTGALSFKSEFDMREAGTWNEEIQTETTTICAYCGVGCNLTLHVQENEIVKVTSPHDNPVTHGNLCIKGRFGFQHVQER; encoded by the coding sequence ATGACCGTCATCCCACTGCGACTCCCGCGGCGGCTGCTCGAATTCACCCTCGACGGCCAGGAGACGCGGGTGCCGGAAGGCTCCACGATCCTCGACGCCTGCCGGGCGGCTGGGAAGGACATCCCGACGCTCTGCGAGGGCGACACCCTCACCCCGAAGAACGCCTGCCGGGTGTGTGTGGTCGAGGTCGAGGGCGCACGGGTCCTCGCGCCGGCCTGCTCGCGCAAGGCCGAGGCGGGCATGACCGTCCTCACGGACAGCCCCCGGGCCCGGCACAGCCGGAAGATCGTCCTCGAACTCCTCGCTTCCTCCACGGACCTCTCGACCACCCCGAGGGCCGCCGAGTGGATCAAGGAGTACAAGGCGAAGCCCGACCGCTTCGGTCCCGACGCGGCCCGGCTCGACGAGGAACCGAAGATCGACAACGATCTCTACGTACGCGACTACGACAAGTGCATCCAGTGCTACAAGTGTGTCGACGCGTGCGGTGAGCAGTGGCAGAATTCGTTCGCGATCTCGGTGGCGGGCCGTGGCTTCGACGCCCGTATCTCCACCGAGCACGACGGACCGCTCACCGACTCGGCCTGTGTCTACTGCGGCAACTGCATCGAGGTCTGCCCGACCGGGGCACTCAGCTTCAAGTCGGAGTTCGACATGCGGGAGGCCGGGACGTGGAACGAAGAGATCCAGACGGAGACCACCACCATCTGCGCGTACTGCGGTGTCGGCTGCAATCTGACACTGCACGTCCAGGAGAATGAGATCGTGAAGGTCACGTCTCCGCACGACAATCCCGTGACCCACGGGAACCTCTGCATCAAGGGCCGCTTCGGCTTCCAGCACGTACAGGAACGCTGA
- the fdhD gene encoding formate dehydrogenase accessory sulfurtransferase FdhD, which produces MGRVTERRRTIRIRDGIVTTRPDTLVAEEPLEIRLNGKSLAITMRTPGDDFALAAGFLVSEGVLAAGSDVQSIVYCAGAKDDGSNTYNVVDVRLAPGVPVPDITLERNVYTTSSCGLCGKASLDAVRTTARFTIDDTPPVRLEPTLLAGLPDRLRAAQEVFDRTGGLHAAALFSEHGELLDIREDVGRHNAVDKLIGRALRQDLLPLSRSILLVSSRASFELAQKAVMAGIPVLAAVSAPSSLAVDLAMETGLTLVGFLRGPSMNVYAGDERIALHTGV; this is translated from the coding sequence ATGGGACGGGTCACCGAGCGCCGCCGCACCATCCGTATCCGGGACGGAATCGTCACGACCCGCCCCGACACCCTGGTGGCCGAGGAGCCGCTGGAGATCCGGCTGAACGGGAAATCCCTCGCCATCACGATGCGCACCCCGGGCGACGATTTCGCCCTGGCGGCGGGCTTCCTGGTGAGCGAGGGGGTGCTGGCGGCCGGCTCCGACGTGCAGTCGATCGTGTACTGCGCGGGGGCGAAGGACGACGGGTCGAACACGTACAACGTGGTCGACGTCCGGCTCGCGCCCGGTGTCCCGGTCCCCGACATCACGCTGGAGCGCAACGTCTACACCACTTCGTCGTGCGGGCTGTGCGGCAAGGCGAGTCTCGACGCCGTACGGACAACGGCCCGGTTCACGATCGACGACACTCCCCCGGTCCGGCTGGAGCCCACCCTGCTCGCCGGCCTCCCCGACCGGTTGCGGGCGGCTCAGGAGGTCTTCGACCGGACCGGGGGCCTGCACGCGGCGGCGCTCTTCAGCGAGCACGGGGAGCTGCTGGACATCCGGGAGGACGTCGGCCGGCACAACGCGGTGGACAAGCTGATCGGCCGCGCGCTGCGGCAGGATCTGCTGCCGCTGTCCCGGTCGATCCTCCTGGTCTCCAGCCGGGCTTCCTTCGAACTGGCCCAGAAGGCCGTGATGGCGGGCATTCCGGTGCTCGCGGCGGTGTCGGCGCCGTCCTCACTCGCCGTCGATCTGGCCATGGAGACGGGGCTGACCCTGGTCGGCTTCCTCCGTGGCCCCTCCATGAACGTGTACGCGGGCGATGAGCGCATCGCCCTGCACACTGGGGTGTGA
- a CDS encoding (2Fe-2S) ferredoxin domain-containing protein — protein sequence MTQPPSPAFSGIRPFGPRPCTLVVCRGCCCGDPAKNPGTDHAGQLARLRAAAASSEGRLSVRTTDCLGPCGQANVVVVQPSAEGRRAGGRATWVGWVLDEDGTDDLLAWTRAGGPGVAEPPATLELQMIPPPSDARRRRGP from the coding sequence GTGACGCAGCCCCCCTCGCCCGCCTTCTCCGGCATACGCCCCTTCGGCCCTCGCCCCTGCACCCTCGTCGTCTGCCGGGGCTGCTGCTGCGGTGACCCCGCCAAGAACCCGGGCACGGATCACGCGGGCCAGCTCGCCCGCCTCCGCGCGGCCGCCGCCTCCTCGGAAGGCCGGCTGTCCGTCCGTACGACCGACTGTCTCGGCCCGTGCGGACAGGCGAACGTCGTCGTGGTCCAGCCCTCCGCCGAGGGCCGGCGCGCGGGGGGCCGCGCCACCTGGGTCGGCTGGGTGCTGGACGAGGACGGTACGGACGACCTGCTGGCCTGGACCCGGGCCGGCGGCCCCGGCGTGGCCGAGCCGCCCGCCACCCTGGAGCTACAGATGATTCCGCCCCCGTCGGACGCGAGGCGCAGACGGGGGCCGTGA
- a CDS encoding alpha/beta hydrolase, producing the protein MKPRLVFVHGIGGPLDSAAERDEWVRALAEGARAAGHAGKVSALTQGWAADIRFAYYGDLFGAGQAQGSALDPTADQESLLLAELLREAVDEAVDARLADPAGEDKIRVLTHARAQLDPKGAPQGPGSALRQTLNAANTLLSVPGLRTFGGWVSAKAMILRLSQVARYLARGEPDADGVPLDRRIRRRVVEALDPVGPTIVVSHSLGTVVALEALHEHEGPVPLFVTLGSPLGMRTAVLPKLRPQPPGVPGQVGRWLNFWDRDDFVAGGPRPEKLLRPNSRAVLPVSTRVDSDGVWVHPAVRYLAHPAVAGPVVEAVEAATGL; encoded by the coding sequence ATGAAGCCGCGCCTGGTGTTCGTCCACGGCATCGGCGGGCCGCTGGACAGCGCCGCCGAACGCGACGAGTGGGTGCGCGCGTTGGCCGAGGGGGCCAGGGCCGCGGGCCACGCCGGGAAGGTCTCCGCGCTGACCCAGGGCTGGGCCGCGGACATCCGGTTCGCCTACTACGGCGATCTGTTCGGCGCCGGGCAGGCCCAGGGCTCCGCTCTCGACCCGACGGCTGACCAGGAATCCTTGCTGCTGGCGGAGTTGCTCCGCGAGGCCGTGGACGAGGCCGTGGACGCGCGGCTCGCGGACCCGGCCGGCGAGGACAAGATCCGGGTGCTGACCCACGCGCGGGCCCAACTGGACCCGAAGGGCGCGCCCCAGGGCCCGGGCAGCGCCCTGCGGCAGACCCTCAACGCCGCGAACACCCTGCTCTCGGTACCGGGGCTGCGGACGTTCGGCGGCTGGGTCAGCGCCAAGGCCATGATCCTCAGGCTCAGCCAGGTGGCGCGCTATCTCGCACGCGGGGAGCCGGACGCGGACGGTGTCCCGCTCGACCGGAGGATCCGCCGCCGGGTGGTGGAGGCGCTGGACCCCGTGGGACCGACGATTGTCGTCTCGCACTCGCTCGGCACGGTCGTGGCCCTGGAGGCACTGCACGAACACGAGGGGCCCGTACCGCTGTTCGTCACGCTCGGCTCCCCGCTGGGGATGCGTACGGCCGTGCTGCCGAAGCTCCGCCCCCAGCCGCCGGGGGTGCCCGGTCAGGTCGGGCGGTGGCTCAACTTCTGGGACCGGGACGACTTCGTGGCGGGCGGCCCGCGCCCGGAGAAGCTCCTGCGGCCCAACTCCCGCGCCGTACTTCCCGTCAGCACACGCGTCGACTCGGACGGCGTGTGGGTGCATCCCGCCGTGCGGTATCTCGCCCACCCCGCCGTCGCCGGGCCGGTCGTGGAGGCCGTCGAAGCGGCCACGGGCTTATGA
- a CDS encoding AAA family ATPase, with protein MTWQPFYVGDGTPRDVDLGEPPPWRRFPRQALDREFKPPQGLVKAVNAALALRRPLLVTGAPGSGKSTVIEQVAAELKLGDVLRWHITSRSTLTEALYRYDALGRIHAQRLEGPAGGDDIAPFLQLGPLGTALLPADHPRALLIDEIDKSDLDLPSDLLDVLERGEFEIAELARYREERVSVREWGGDARSEVERGRVRCASFPFIVMTSNGERDFPAAFLRRCVRFTMPRLTVEALRQVVDAHLRVGTDRSAAVDTLVAAFVARVAGGELLAVDQLLNAVHLLTGGSAPVAEDEQEVMEIVLRELSRA; from the coding sequence ATGACCTGGCAGCCCTTCTACGTCGGCGACGGCACACCGCGCGACGTCGACCTGGGGGAACCGCCCCCGTGGCGCCGCTTCCCCCGGCAGGCGCTCGACCGTGAGTTCAAGCCGCCGCAGGGGCTGGTCAAGGCAGTCAACGCGGCGCTGGCGCTGCGCCGTCCCCTGCTGGTGACGGGGGCGCCGGGGTCCGGCAAGTCGACGGTGATCGAGCAGGTGGCAGCGGAGTTGAAGCTCGGTGACGTCCTGCGCTGGCACATCACGTCCCGCAGCACGCTCACGGAGGCGCTGTACCGGTACGACGCGCTCGGCCGTATCCACGCGCAGCGGCTGGAGGGGCCGGCGGGCGGCGACGACATCGCCCCGTTCCTCCAGTTGGGTCCGCTGGGCACGGCACTTCTCCCGGCGGACCACCCGAGGGCGCTGCTGATCGACGAGATCGACAAGAGCGACCTGGATCTGCCCTCCGACCTCCTGGACGTGCTGGAGCGGGGCGAGTTCGAGATCGCCGAGCTGGCCCGGTACCGGGAGGAGAGAGTCTCCGTACGGGAGTGGGGCGGCGACGCCCGGAGCGAGGTCGAGCGCGGCCGGGTGCGGTGCGCGAGTTTTCCCTTCATCGTGATGACCAGCAACGGTGAACGGGACTTCCCCGCCGCGTTCCTGCGGCGGTGCGTGCGCTTCACCATGCCGCGTCTGACGGTCGAGGCGCTGCGCCAGGTCGTGGACGCGCATCTCCGAGTCGGTACGGACCGCTCGGCGGCCGTCGACACGCTGGTCGCGGCCTTCGTCGCGCGGGTCGCGGGAGGTGAACTGCTGGCAGTCGACCAACTCCTCAACGCCGTGCACCTGTTGACCGGCGGGAGTGCGCCGGTGGCGGAGGACGAGCAGGAGGTCATGGAGATCGTCCTGCGCGAGTTGTCCCGTGCCTGA